In Maniola jurtina chromosome 2, ilManJurt1.1, whole genome shotgun sequence, the following proteins share a genomic window:
- the LOC123877616 gene encoding uncharacterized protein LOC123877616: MPPASTCVALHAALLRRAGYMRARTASRAHAAYRALVLALTATYLLQECAHAARALRDMRALARVMFLLLCHVTAIAKQLVFLADADRIDAMVHSFDGAARAGRAAALERGVARGARRLLVVYAGTAVLTCTLWLLFPVLRRARGLPDDFPFWTGVGTEPLPAFAAVLLYSFGATTLVAIANTTMDAFLATVLAQCKAQLTILRMDLQSLPERAASLRAASLRAAPGASTEAVLMRLFVECYHQYRKVTETVALLQDVFGTALLMQFGIGGWILCMAAYQLVSLAVLSIEFASMLLFIVCILTELFLYCYYGNDLTAESDRIVFAVYAMSWERTPLRFRRCLLLLMERARRPLRPVAGRVVPLSLDTFVKVRRAAPRRTAQSDRIVFAVYAMSWERTPLRFRRCLAAADGTRAPPLRPVAGRVVPLSLDTFVKVRRAAPRRTAQSDRIVFAVYAMSWERTPLRFRRCLLLLMERGAPPAAPRRRVRRAAPRRTAQSDRIVFAVYAMSWERTPLRFRRCLLLLMERARRPLRPVAGRVVPLSLDTFVKVRRAAPRRTAQSDRIVFAVYAMSWERTPLRFRRCLLLLMERARRPLRPVAGRVVPLSLDTFVKVRRAAPRRTAQSDRIVFAVYAMSWERTPLRFRRCLLLLMECARRPLRPVAGRVVPLSLDTFVKVRRATPCCAAPRRAERPHRVRGVRHVVGAHSAALPPLPAAADGMRAPPAAPRRRPRRAALSRHLRKGTPRHALLRRAAPRRATASCSR; this comes from the exons ATGCCGCCCGCGTCGACCTGCGTGGCGCTGCACGCGGCGCTGTTGCGGCGCGCGGGCTACATGCGCGCGCGCACCGCCTCGCGCGCGCACGCTGCCTACCGCGCGCTCGTGCTGGCGCTCACCGCCACCTACCTACTGCAGGAGTGCGCGCACGCGGCACGCGCGCTGCGCGACATGCGCGCGCTGGCGCGCGTCATGTTCCTGCTGCTGTGCCACGTCACCGCCATCGCCAAGCAGCTCGTGTTCCTGGCAGACGCCGACCGCATCGACGCCATGGTGCATAGCTTCGACGGCGCGGCGCGTGCGGGGCGCGCGGCGGCGCTGGAGCGAGGCGTGGCGCGCGGCGCGCGACGCTTGCTGGTGGTGTACGCGGGCACCGCCGTGCTGACGTGCACGCTGTGGCTGCTGTTCCCCGTGCTGCGGCGCGCGCGCGGCCTGCCCGACGACTTCCCCTTCTGGACCGGCGTCGGCACCGAGCCGCTGCCCGC GTTCGCGGCGGTGCTGCTGTACTCGTTCGGCGCGACGACGCTGGTGGCCATCGCCAACACCACGATGGACGCGTTCCTGGCCACCGTGCTCGCGCAGTGCAAGGCGCAGCTCACTATACTCAG AATGGATCTGCAATCGCTCCCCGAGCGCGCCGCGAGCCTGCGCGCCGCCAGCCTGCGCGCGGCGCCGGGCGCGAGCACGGAGGCCGTGCTGATGAGGCTGTTCGTGGAGTGCTATCATCAGTACCGCAAGGTCACCGA AACTGTGGCTCTGTTACAAGACGTGTTCGGGACAGCGCTGCTGATGCAGTTCGGCATCGGAGGCTGGATCCTGTGCATGGCGGCCTACCAGCTCGTGAGC CTCGCAGTGCTGAGCATCGAGTTCGCGTCCATGCTGCTCTTCATCGTCTGCATCCTCACCGAGCTGTTCCTGTACTGCTACTACGGGAACGACCTCACGGCGGAG aGCGACCGCATCGTGTTCGCGGTGTACGCCATGTCGTGGGAGCGCACTCCGCTGCGCTTCCGCCGCTGCCTGCTGCTGCTGATGGAACGCGCGCGCCGCCCGCTGCGCCCCGTCGCCGGCCGCGTCGTGCCGCTCTCTCTCGACACCTTCGTAAAGgtacgccgcgccgcgccgcgccgcaccgCGCAGAGCGACCGCATCGTGTTCGCGGTGTACGCCATGTCGTGGGAGCGCACTCCGCTGCGCTTCCGCCGCTGCCTTGCTGCTGCTGATGGAACGCGCGCGCCGCCGCTGCGCCCCGTCGCCGGCCGCGTCGTGCCGCTCTCTCTCGACACCTTCGTAAAGgtacgccgcgccgcgccgcgccgcaccgCGCAGAGCGACCGCATCGTGTTCGCGGTGTACGCCATGTCGTGGGAGCGCACTCCGCTGCGCTTCCGCCGCTGCCTGCTGCTGCTGATGGAACGCGGCGCGCCGCCCGCTGCGCCCCGTCGCCGG gtacgccgcgccgcgccgcgccgcaccgCGCAGAGCGACCGCATCGTGTTCGCGGTGTACGCCATGTCGTGGGAGCGCACTCCGCTGCGCTTCCGCCGCTGCCTGCTGCTGCTGATGGAACGCGCGCGCCGCCCGCTGCGCCCCGTCGCCGGCCGCGTCGTGCCGCTCTCTCTCGACACCTTCGTAAAGgtacgccgcgccgcgccgcgccgcaccgCGCAGAGCGACCGCATCGTGTTCGCGGTGTACGCCATGTCGTGGGAGCGCACTCCGCTGCGCTTCCGCCGCTGCCTGCTGCTGCTGATGGAACGCGCGCGCCGCCCGCTGCGCCCCGTCGCCGGCCGCGTCGTGCCGCTCTCTCTCGACACCTTCGTAAAGgtacgccgcgccgcgccgcgccgcaccgCGCAGAGCGACCGCATCGTGTTCGCGGTGTACGCCATGTCGTGGGAGCGCACTCCGCTGCGCTTCCGCCGCTGCCTGCTGCTGCTGATGGAATGCGCGCGCCGCCCGCTGCGCCCCGTCGCCGGCCGCGTCGTGCCGCTCTCTCTCGACACCTTCGTAAAGGTACGCCGCGCCACGCCCtgctgcgccgcgccgcgccgcgcagaGCGACCGCATCGTGTTCGCGGTGTACGC